From the Amycolatopsis thermoflava N1165 genome, one window contains:
- the purH gene encoding bifunctional phosphoribosylaminoimidazolecarboxamide formyltransferase/IMP cyclohydrolase, with protein MTVEDRRPVKRALIGVSDKTGLLELGTALHAAGVEIVSTGGTAKALADAGVPVTPVEQVTGFPESFDGRVKTLHPRVHAGLLADRDRPEHVEQLRELDIAPFDLLVVNLYPFRETVASGASPEDCVENIDIGGPAMVRAAAKNHNNVAVVVDPARYDWVLEQVRAGGFALADRKRLAAQAYAHTASYDIAVASWFANAYAPADDSGFPDFTGATWERGEVLRYGENPHQRAAVYRHWRGGLAHAEQLHGKAMSYNNYVDTDAARRAAYDFEGPAVAIIKHANPCGIAVGLDIAEAHRKAHACDPVSAYGGVIAANRPITRAAAEQIAEVFTEVVLAPDFEDEALDVLKRKKNVRLLKLPALTDADPIEFRPISGGVLVQTVDRIDAPGDSPANWTLATGEAADADTLADLVFAWRAIRAVKSNAILLASGGATVGVGMGQVNRVDSSRLAVQRAGDRVKGAVAASDAFFPFPDGLQVLIDAGVKAVVQPGGSVRDAEVIAAAEEAGVTLYLTGTRHFAH; from the coding sequence GTGACGGTGGAAGACCGGCGTCCGGTGAAGCGCGCGCTGATCGGCGTTTCGGACAAGACGGGCCTGCTGGAGCTGGGCACCGCGCTGCACGCGGCGGGTGTGGAGATCGTTTCCACCGGCGGCACGGCGAAGGCGCTGGCCGACGCCGGGGTGCCGGTCACGCCGGTCGAGCAGGTCACCGGGTTCCCGGAGTCGTTCGACGGGCGCGTGAAGACGCTGCACCCGCGGGTGCACGCGGGCCTGCTGGCCGACCGCGACCGGCCCGAGCACGTCGAGCAGCTGCGTGAGCTGGACATCGCGCCGTTCGACCTGCTGGTCGTCAACCTCTACCCGTTCCGGGAGACCGTCGCCTCCGGCGCGAGCCCCGAGGACTGCGTGGAGAACATCGACATCGGCGGTCCGGCGATGGTCCGCGCCGCGGCGAAGAACCACAACAACGTCGCCGTCGTGGTCGACCCGGCCCGCTACGACTGGGTGCTGGAGCAGGTCCGCGCCGGCGGCTTCGCGCTGGCCGACCGCAAGCGCCTGGCAGCCCAGGCGTACGCGCACACCGCCAGCTACGACATCGCGGTCGCGTCGTGGTTCGCCAACGCCTACGCCCCGGCCGACGACTCCGGCTTCCCCGACTTCACCGGCGCCACCTGGGAGCGCGGCGAAGTGCTGCGCTACGGCGAGAACCCGCACCAGCGCGCCGCGGTCTACCGGCACTGGCGCGGCGGGCTGGCGCACGCCGAGCAGCTGCACGGCAAGGCCATGTCCTACAACAACTACGTCGACACCGACGCCGCGCGCCGGGCCGCCTACGACTTCGAGGGCCCCGCGGTCGCGATCATCAAGCACGCCAACCCGTGCGGCATCGCGGTCGGCCTGGACATCGCCGAGGCGCACCGCAAGGCCCACGCGTGCGACCCGGTGTCGGCCTACGGCGGCGTGATCGCGGCGAACCGGCCGATCACCCGTGCGGCCGCCGAGCAGATCGCCGAGGTGTTCACCGAGGTCGTGCTCGCGCCGGACTTCGAGGACGAGGCGCTGGACGTGCTCAAGCGCAAGAAGAACGTGCGTCTGCTGAAGCTGCCCGCGCTCACCGACGCGGACCCGATCGAGTTCCGGCCGATCTCCGGCGGCGTGCTCGTGCAGACCGTCGACCGGATCGACGCGCCCGGCGACTCGCCGGCGAACTGGACGCTGGCCACCGGCGAGGCCGCCGACGCCGACACGCTCGCGGACCTGGTGTTCGCGTGGCGGGCGATCCGCGCGGTGAAGTCGAACGCGATCCTGCTGGCCAGCGGCGGTGCGACGGTCGGCGTCGGCATGGGGCAGGTCAACCGCGTCGACTCGTCCCGGCTGGCCGTGCAGCGCGCCGGTGACCGGGTCAAGGGCGCGGTGGCCGCGTCCGACGCGTTCTTCCCGTTCCCGGACGGGCTGCAGGTGCTGATCGACGCCGGCGTGAAGGCCGTCGTCCAGCCCGGTGGCTCGGTGCGGGACGCCGAGGTGATCGCGGCGGCCGAGGAGGCCGGCGTGACGCTGTACCTGACGGGCACGCGCCACTTCGCCCACTGA
- the sucC gene encoding ADP-forming succinate--CoA ligase subunit beta — translation MDLYEYQAKDLFAAHGVPVLPGAVASTPEEAQAAAEKIGGQVVVKAQVKTGGRGKAGGVKLAKDPAEAKEKAEAILGLDIKGHITHRVLVTEASDIAEEYYFSFLLDRANRTFLAMASAEGGMEIEQLAVERPEALAKVPVDAIAGVDKAKALEILTQGNFPEAIRDQAADVVVKLWETFVAEDATLVEVNPLVRDPQDKIVALDGKVTLDENAAFRQPKQEELVDKQTEDPLEAKAKAKDLNYVKLDGEVGIIGNGAGLVMSTLDVVAYAGEKHGGVKPANFLDIGGGASAEVMAAGLDVILNDPAVKSVFVNVFGGITACDAVATGIVEALKILGDEATKPLVVRLDGNNVEEGRRILNEANHPLVTQVDTMDNAADKAAELAAAGA, via the coding sequence GTGGACCTCTACGAATACCAGGCGAAGGACCTCTTCGCCGCCCACGGCGTGCCGGTACTGCCCGGCGCCGTAGCGAGCACCCCGGAAGAAGCCCAGGCCGCCGCCGAGAAGATCGGTGGACAGGTCGTCGTCAAGGCCCAGGTGAAGACCGGTGGCCGCGGCAAGGCCGGTGGCGTGAAGCTCGCCAAGGACCCGGCCGAGGCCAAGGAGAAGGCCGAAGCCATCCTCGGCCTCGACATCAAGGGCCACATCACGCACCGCGTGCTGGTGACCGAGGCGTCCGACATCGCGGAGGAGTACTACTTCTCCTTCCTGCTGGACCGCGCCAACCGCACCTTCCTGGCCATGGCGTCCGCCGAGGGCGGCATGGAGATCGAGCAGCTGGCCGTGGAGCGGCCCGAGGCGCTCGCCAAGGTGCCGGTCGACGCGATCGCCGGTGTCGACAAGGCCAAGGCGCTGGAGATCCTGACCCAGGGCAACTTCCCCGAGGCCATCCGCGACCAGGCGGCCGACGTGGTCGTCAAGCTGTGGGAGACCTTCGTGGCCGAGGACGCCACCCTGGTCGAGGTCAACCCGCTGGTCCGCGACCCGCAGGACAAGATCGTCGCCCTCGACGGCAAGGTCACCCTGGACGAGAACGCCGCCTTCCGCCAGCCGAAGCAGGAAGAGCTCGTCGACAAGCAGACCGAGGACCCGCTGGAGGCCAAGGCCAAGGCGAAGGACCTCAACTACGTCAAGCTCGACGGCGAGGTCGGCATCATCGGCAACGGCGCGGGCCTGGTCATGTCCACCCTGGACGTGGTCGCCTACGCCGGTGAGAAGCACGGCGGCGTCAAGCCCGCCAACTTCCTCGACATCGGCGGTGGCGCCTCGGCCGAGGTCATGGCCGCCGGCCTGGACGTCATCCTGAACGACCCGGCCGTCAAGTCGGTGTTCGTCAACGTCTTCGGTGGCATCACCGCGTGCGACGCGGTCGCGACCGGCATCGTCGAGGCCCTCAAGATCCTGGGCGACGAGGCCACCAAGCCGCTCGTGGTCCGGCTCGACGGCAACAACGTCGAGGAAGGCCGCCGGATCCTCAACGAGGCCAACCACCCGCTGGTCACGCAGGTGGACACCATGGACAACGCAGCGGACAAGGCTGCCGAGCTGGCCGCGGCAGGAGCGTAA
- a CDS encoding DNA polymerase Y family protein: MLVLWCPDWPAVAACLADGAPLHLPAAVFHANRVVACTAVARAAGIRRGMRRRDAQSRCPELQVFGPDEDRDARLFEPVAAAVEELVVGVEVVRPGLVAVPADGASGYFGGELRLAELLVEHVSHQVECQIGIADGLFAATLAAHRSRIVDRDRAADFLAPLPVDELDQPTADRAELVDLLCRLGLRTLGAFADLAERDVAARFGRAGLIAHRLARGLDERPPHRRRPPPELTVTKAFDPPLDRVDAAAFMARTLAERFHGGLARHGLACTRLGIYATTENGEELSRVWRCAEPLTPQGIADRVRWQFEGWLRAAPGERPSAGVERLQLAPEETVEGHSLQLGLWQKGLRGLSDETTERAGRALVRVQGLLGPDNVFTAVLDGGRGPAERVRLVPWGDPRTPQSPPDVPWPGRLPAPSPATVYAQPLPARVLDASGAEVHITRRRELSAPPHRVSVGDGPPREVLDWAGPWLVDAHWWTPGGDGVRTRVQAVLAGEPETAVLLTRVGGSSPHWTVEGVYD; this comes from the coding sequence ATGCTGGTTCTCTGGTGCCCGGACTGGCCCGCGGTCGCCGCGTGCCTGGCCGACGGCGCGCCCCTGCACCTGCCTGCCGCGGTGTTCCACGCCAACCGCGTCGTCGCGTGCACCGCTGTCGCCAGGGCGGCCGGCATCCGGCGCGGCATGCGCCGCCGGGACGCGCAGTCCCGCTGCCCGGAACTCCAGGTCTTCGGCCCGGACGAGGACCGCGACGCGCGCCTCTTCGAGCCGGTCGCGGCCGCCGTGGAGGAGCTGGTCGTCGGGGTCGAGGTGGTCCGCCCCGGCCTGGTCGCGGTGCCCGCCGACGGCGCGTCCGGCTACTTCGGCGGCGAGCTGCGCCTCGCGGAACTGCTCGTCGAGCACGTCTCCCACCAGGTGGAGTGCCAGATCGGGATCGCCGACGGCTTGTTCGCCGCGACGCTGGCCGCCCACCGGTCCCGCATCGTCGACCGCGACCGGGCCGCCGACTTCCTCGCGCCCCTGCCGGTCGACGAGCTGGACCAGCCGACCGCCGACCGCGCCGAGCTGGTGGACCTGTTGTGCCGCCTGGGTTTGCGCACGCTCGGCGCGTTCGCCGACCTCGCCGAACGGGACGTCGCCGCACGGTTCGGCCGCGCGGGCCTGATCGCGCACCGGCTGGCACGCGGTCTCGACGAACGGCCACCGCACCGGCGACGGCCGCCGCCCGAGCTCACCGTCACCAAGGCCTTCGACCCGCCGCTGGACCGGGTCGACGCCGCGGCCTTCATGGCCCGCACCCTCGCCGAGCGGTTCCACGGCGGCCTGGCCCGGCACGGCCTGGCCTGCACGCGCCTCGGCATCTACGCCACCACCGAGAACGGCGAGGAACTGAGCCGCGTGTGGCGGTGCGCGGAACCGCTGACGCCGCAGGGCATCGCGGACCGCGTGCGCTGGCAGTTCGAGGGCTGGCTGCGCGCCGCGCCCGGCGAACGGCCCAGCGCCGGGGTGGAACGGCTGCAGCTGGCGCCCGAGGAGACCGTCGAGGGGCACTCGCTGCAGCTGGGGCTGTGGCAGAAGGGCCTGCGCGGCCTGTCCGACGAGACCACCGAGCGGGCCGGCCGCGCGCTGGTGCGGGTGCAGGGCCTGCTCGGCCCGGACAACGTCTTCACCGCGGTGCTCGACGGCGGCCGCGGCCCGGCCGAGCGCGTCCGGCTGGTGCCGTGGGGCGACCCGCGGACCCCGCAGAGCCCGCCGGACGTGCCGTGGCCGGGCCGGCTGCCCGCGCCGTCCCCGGCCACGGTCTACGCGCAGCCGCTGCCCGCGCGCGTCCTCGACGCCTCGGGCGCGGAGGTGCACATCACGCGGCGGCGGGAGCTTTCCGCGCCACCGCACCGGGTTTCGGTGGGCGACGGCCCGCCGCGGGAGGTCCTGGACTGGGCCGGCCCGTGGCTGGTCGACGCGCACTGGTGGACGCCGGGTGGCGACGGGGTGCGCACCCGGGTGCAGGCGGTGCTGGCCGGGGAACCGGAAACGGCGGTGCTGCTGACGAGAGTGGGCGGATCGAGTCCGCATTGGACAGTGGAGGGAGTGTACGACTGA
- a CDS encoding PhzF family phenazine biosynthesis protein translates to MTEVLRYTAFSSDPTGGNPAGVVLDATGLTDNDMQKIAADVGYSETAFAIPDGPRHYRVRYFSPLAEVAFCGHATIATAVALAERTGTGDLLFDTPAGPITLRTSGGDAITAGFTSVPARSRPATEDELSQTLDALRWSRDDLAPAWPPHVAFAGNDHLVLAAATRDRLARLDYDFDRLAGVMREHGWTTVHLFHAQDENVVHARDPFPVGGVVEDPATGAAAAAFGGYLKALGKVTEPRRLTIVQGEDMGRRSELLVDVHPGDERVTITGTATRL, encoded by the coding sequence ATGACCGAGGTCCTCCGCTACACCGCGTTCAGCAGCGACCCCACCGGCGGCAACCCGGCCGGTGTCGTCCTCGACGCCACCGGGCTCACCGACAACGACATGCAGAAGATCGCCGCGGACGTCGGCTACTCGGAGACCGCCTTCGCCATCCCGGACGGCCCCCGCCACTACCGCGTGCGCTACTTCAGCCCGCTGGCCGAGGTCGCCTTCTGCGGGCACGCCACCATCGCCACCGCGGTCGCGCTCGCCGAACGGACGGGCACCGGCGACCTGCTCTTCGACACCCCGGCCGGCCCGATCACGCTCCGGACCAGCGGCGGAGACGCGATCACCGCCGGCTTCACCAGCGTCCCCGCACGCTCCCGGCCCGCCACCGAGGACGAACTGAGCCAGACTCTGGACGCGCTCCGCTGGTCCCGCGACGACCTCGCCCCGGCCTGGCCGCCGCACGTCGCCTTCGCGGGCAACGACCACCTCGTGCTCGCCGCCGCCACGCGGGACCGCCTGGCCCGCCTCGACTACGACTTCGACCGCCTCGCGGGCGTGATGCGCGAGCACGGCTGGACCACCGTGCACCTGTTCCACGCGCAAGACGAGAACGTCGTGCACGCCCGCGACCCGTTCCCGGTCGGCGGCGTCGTCGAGGACCCCGCGACGGGCGCGGCAGCCGCAGCCTTCGGCGGCTACCTGAAAGCCCTCGGCAAGGTCACCGAACCCCGGCGCCTCACGATCGTGCAGGGCGAGGACATGGGGCGGCGCAGCGAACTGCTCGTCGACGTCCACCCCGGCGACGAGCGGGTGACGATCACCGGGACCGCCACCCGGCTCTAA
- a CDS encoding M23 family metallopeptidase, whose protein sequence is MARYRSPGGQAPSPELDDDAQDGAVVRVRGAHRLPAPSSALRGRVVVAAVAAGAFAAAAAGQTLQAVQTSDAGVTPLANAEDASASFAVGGDAPTGAPEILPAANFTDASAEVQRLTDSENVTMARQARDAEAARAAAEEAARPKTCLPAKGTYTSGFGARWGTSHYGIDIANSIGTPIYAASDGTVIEAGPASGFGLWVKIQLDDGTVQVYGHMNSYSVREGQKVKCGQKIAEIGNRGQSTGPHLHFEVWLNGTKKVDPRTWLAARGVYL, encoded by the coding sequence TTGGCTCGATACCGCTCCCCCGGCGGCCAAGCTCCTTCCCCGGAACTCGACGACGACGCTCAGGACGGCGCCGTCGTCCGGGTCCGGGGCGCCCACCGGCTCCCCGCGCCTTCGTCGGCGCTGCGCGGCCGGGTCGTCGTCGCCGCTGTCGCGGCCGGCGCGTTCGCCGCTGCCGCCGCAGGACAGACCCTCCAGGCCGTGCAGACCTCCGACGCCGGTGTGACCCCGCTGGCCAACGCCGAGGACGCCAGCGCGTCGTTCGCCGTCGGTGGTGACGCTCCCACCGGCGCTCCCGAGATCCTTCCCGCGGCCAACTTCACGGACGCGTCGGCCGAGGTGCAGCGCCTCACCGACAGCGAGAACGTCACGATGGCCCGCCAGGCCCGGGACGCCGAAGCCGCCCGCGCCGCCGCCGAAGAGGCCGCCCGCCCGAAGACCTGCCTGCCCGCGAAGGGCACGTACACCTCCGGCTTCGGCGCCCGCTGGGGCACCAGCCACTACGGCATCGACATCGCCAACTCGATCGGCACCCCGATCTACGCCGCCTCCGACGGCACCGTGATCGAGGCCGGCCCGGCCAGCGGCTTCGGCCTGTGGGTGAAGATCCAGCTGGACGACGGCACCGTGCAGGTGTACGGCCACATGAACAGCTACTCGGTGCGCGAGGGCCAGAAGGTCAAGTGCGGCCAAAAGATCGCCGAGATCGGCAACCGCGGCCAGAGCACCGGCCCGCACCTGCACTTCGAGGTGTGGCTCAACGGCACCAAGAAGGTCGACCCGCGCACCTGGCTCGCCGCCCGCGGCGTCTACCTGTGA
- the purN gene encoding phosphoribosylglycinamide formyltransferase, with protein sequence MELPVPVKLVVLASGSGTLLQSLLDATERIDFPAKIVAVGTDRTGVEALARAERAGVPYFTVRLSDHPDRDAWDKALTEAVAAYEPDLVVSAGFLKILGTNFLTRFPNRVINTHPALLPSFPGMHSVADALELGVKLTGCTVHFVDAGVDTGPIIAQEAVAVEPDDDEDRLHERIKVVERRLLVDVVERLGRAGATVEGRKVRLR encoded by the coding sequence TTGGAACTGCCCGTCCCGGTCAAGCTGGTGGTGCTCGCCTCCGGATCGGGCACGCTGCTGCAGTCGCTCCTGGACGCGACCGAGCGCATCGACTTCCCGGCGAAGATCGTCGCCGTCGGCACGGACCGCACGGGCGTCGAGGCGCTGGCCCGCGCCGAGCGCGCCGGGGTGCCGTACTTCACCGTCCGGCTGAGCGACCACCCGGACCGCGACGCCTGGGACAAGGCCCTCACCGAGGCGGTCGCCGCCTACGAGCCGGACCTGGTCGTGTCGGCCGGCTTCCTGAAGATCCTGGGGACGAACTTCCTCACGCGCTTCCCGAACCGCGTGATCAACACCCACCCGGCCCTGCTGCCGTCGTTCCCGGGGATGCACTCCGTGGCCGACGCGCTGGAGCTGGGCGTCAAGCTGACCGGCTGCACGGTGCACTTCGTGGACGCCGGGGTCGACACGGGTCCGATCATCGCCCAGGAGGCGGTGGCGGTCGAGCCGGACGACGACGAGGACAGGCTGCACGAGCGGATCAAGGTCGTGGAACGACGGCTGCTCGTGGACGTGGTGGAACGACTCGGCCGGGCCGGTGCCACGGTCGAGGGACGGAAGGTGAGGTTGCGGTGA
- the map gene encoding type I methionyl aminopeptidase, producing MIELKTPAEIERMHVTGRFVAEVLTEVGRLADVGVNLLDLEHHVRGMIKRRGAESCYWDYAPSFGEGPFRNVICLSVNDAVLHGLPHDYTLRDGDVLTADLAVTIDGWAADSARTVVVGTAAEEDLRIIRATEEALEAAIEAARPGNRLGDISAAIGSVAEAYGYPVNTEFGGHAIGRTMHEDLHVPNKGRAGRGLKLRPGLTLALEPWFARTTDRIVHDPDGWTIRSADGSRTAHSEHTVAITEDGPLVLTRRDEEGRASA from the coding sequence GTGATCGAACTGAAGACGCCTGCGGAGATCGAGCGCATGCACGTGACCGGGCGTTTCGTGGCCGAGGTGCTCACCGAGGTCGGCAGGCTCGCCGACGTGGGCGTCAACCTCCTGGACCTGGAGCACCACGTCCGCGGCATGATCAAGCGGCGCGGGGCCGAGTCCTGCTACTGGGACTACGCCCCGTCCTTCGGCGAGGGCCCGTTCCGCAACGTCATCTGCCTGTCGGTCAACGACGCCGTCCTGCACGGCCTGCCGCACGACTACACGCTGCGTGACGGCGACGTGCTCACTGCGGACCTCGCGGTGACCATCGACGGCTGGGCGGCGGACTCGGCGCGCACGGTCGTCGTCGGGACCGCGGCCGAGGAGGACCTGCGGATCATCCGCGCCACCGAGGAGGCGCTGGAGGCCGCGATCGAGGCGGCCCGCCCCGGCAACCGCCTCGGCGACATCTCGGCGGCGATCGGGTCCGTGGCCGAGGCGTACGGCTACCCGGTGAACACCGAGTTCGGTGGTCACGCCATCGGCCGCACCATGCACGAGGACCTCCATGTCCCCAACAAGGGCCGGGCGGGCCGCGGTCTGAAGCTCCGGCCCGGGCTGACCCTCGCGCTCGAACCGTGGTTCGCGCGCACCACCGACCGCATCGTCCACGACCCCGACGGCTGGACGATCCGGTCGGCCGACGGCTCCCGCACGGCGCACTCCGAGCACACGGTCGCCATCACCGAGGACGGCCCGCTGGTGCTCACCCGGCGTGACGAGGAGGGCCGCGCCTCGGCTTGA
- a CDS encoding DUF6350 family protein — MQVLTSYRRSGKGVTDPGHRGERSPVVRARVFAAAVLGPIVAGYVVVAALFGLVTAMAPAGEFAIGGVLRAAGPGWLAAYQVPVEIAGRPLGVLPLLATIGALALVARSAATATRRLGYAEPGATVPLIAAVTSGHALAGLGIALFDDSAGVRVEPLSAFAVPAVLAGVAAAAGAASQSGGAAAARDYLDPLAVRGLRAGALGLAGLLAVGALVHTVALVLASGTIRQLFAANAPGFGSGAGMLLLSLGYLPNAVVGGLAFVTGPGFSIGSFSAGAFSFTGGPVPGLPVLAGVPEHAAPWWPVLMLLPAGVGALLGWSLRRADENPFARLRIVGIAGALVGFGCVLLGTLAGGRLGGGAFDPVSIPVGLVSVAAFGWIAVPGGLIAWFAGPHARPEPAPEPEEPEVEPEIEAELENLDAELEELESEAEEEAGEPAEEDPELDSEEEPEDEPDDSEEQPPTDGKPDEPS; from the coding sequence ATGCAGGTGCTCACCTCGTACCGCCGATCCGGGAAAGGGGTGACGGACCCGGGACACCGGGGCGAGCGCTCACCGGTCGTCCGGGCGAGGGTGTTCGCCGCGGCGGTCCTCGGTCCCATCGTCGCCGGGTACGTCGTGGTCGCGGCCCTGTTCGGGCTGGTCACGGCCATGGCCCCGGCGGGGGAGTTCGCGATCGGCGGGGTGCTGCGTGCGGCCGGGCCGGGCTGGCTCGCCGCCTACCAGGTGCCCGTGGAGATCGCCGGGCGCCCGCTCGGCGTGCTGCCGTTGCTGGCGACGATCGGCGCGCTGGCGCTGGTCGCCCGATCGGCGGCGACTGCGACGCGGCGTCTCGGCTATGCCGAGCCCGGCGCCACCGTGCCGTTGATCGCCGCGGTGACCAGTGGGCACGCCCTCGCCGGGCTGGGGATCGCGTTGTTCGACGACAGCGCCGGGGTACGCGTCGAGCCGCTGTCCGCGTTCGCCGTGCCCGCGGTTCTCGCGGGTGTCGCCGCCGCGGCCGGCGCGGCGTCGCAGTCCGGTGGCGCGGCAGCTGCCCGCGACTACCTGGACCCGCTCGCGGTGCGCGGGCTGCGTGCCGGCGCGCTGGGCCTGGCCGGGCTGCTCGCGGTCGGCGCGCTCGTGCACACCGTTGCGCTGGTCCTCGCCTCGGGCACGATCCGCCAGCTGTTCGCGGCGAACGCGCCGGGGTTCGGCAGCGGCGCCGGGATGCTGTTGCTGTCGCTGGGGTACCTGCCCAACGCGGTCGTCGGCGGCCTGGCCTTCGTCACCGGTCCCGGCTTCTCGATCGGGTCGTTCTCGGCAGGCGCGTTCTCGTTCACCGGGGGTCCGGTGCCCGGCCTGCCGGTGCTGGCCGGCGTTCCCGAGCACGCGGCGCCCTGGTGGCCGGTCCTCATGCTGCTGCCGGCCGGGGTCGGCGCGCTGCTCGGCTGGTCGCTGCGCCGAGCCGACGAGAACCCGTTCGCCCGGCTGCGGATCGTCGGCATCGCGGGCGCGCTCGTCGGGTTCGGATGTGTGTTGCTCGGCACTCTCGCCGGCGGCAGGCTCGGCGGCGGCGCGTTCGACCCGGTGAGCATCCCGGTCGGGCTGGTGTCCGTCGCCGCGTTCGGCTGGATCGCGGTGCCCGGCGGTCTGATCGCCTGGTTCGCCGGCCCGCACGCGCGTCCCGAGCCCGCGCCCGAGCCGGAAGAACCCGAGGTGGAGCCCGAAATCGAGGCCGAATTGGAGAACCTCGACGCCGAGCTCGAAGAGCTGGAATCCGAGGCCGAGGAAGAGGCCGGAGAGCCTGCCGAGGAGGACCCGGAATTGGACTCCGAAGAGGAGCCCGAGGACGAGCCGGACGACAGCGAGGAGCAACCGCCCACCGACGGGAAGCCCGACGAGCCCAGTTAG
- the sucD gene encoding succinate--CoA ligase subunit alpha, whose translation MSIFLDSSSKIIVQGITGSEGTKHATKMLQAGSNIVGGVNARKAGQTVTIAGKDLTVFGTVEEAMKETGADVSVIFVPPKFAKDAVIEAIDAEIPLAVVITEGIPVHDSAYFWAHAVAKGNKTRIIGPNCPGVISPGKSNAGIIPANITGPGKIGLVSKSGTLTYQMMYELRDIGFSTAVGIGGDPVIGTTHIDALEAFQADPETEVIVMIGEIGGDAEERAAAYIKENVTKPVVGYVAGFTAPEGKTMGHAGAIVSGSAGTAQAKKEALEAAGVKVGKTPSETAALARELYENLH comes from the coding sequence ATGTCGATCTTCCTCGATTCCAGCAGCAAGATCATCGTTCAGGGCATCACCGGGTCCGAGGGCACCAAGCACGCGACCAAGATGCTGCAGGCCGGCTCGAACATCGTCGGCGGCGTGAACGCCCGCAAGGCGGGCCAGACCGTCACCATCGCGGGCAAGGACCTCACCGTGTTCGGCACGGTCGAGGAGGCCATGAAGGAGACCGGCGCCGACGTGTCGGTCATCTTCGTGCCGCCGAAGTTCGCCAAGGACGCGGTCATCGAGGCCATCGACGCCGAGATCCCGCTCGCCGTGGTGATCACCGAGGGCATCCCGGTGCACGACTCGGCCTACTTCTGGGCCCACGCGGTCGCCAAGGGCAACAAGACCCGCATCATCGGCCCGAACTGCCCGGGCGTCATCTCGCCGGGCAAGTCCAACGCGGGCATCATCCCGGCCAACATCACCGGCCCTGGCAAGATCGGGCTGGTGTCGAAGTCGGGCACGCTGACCTACCAGATGATGTACGAGCTGCGTGACATCGGCTTCTCCACCGCCGTCGGCATCGGTGGCGACCCGGTCATCGGCACCACGCACATCGACGCTCTGGAGGCCTTCCAGGCCGACCCGGAGACCGAGGTCATCGTCATGATCGGTGAGATCGGTGGCGACGCCGAGGAGCGGGCCGCGGCCTACATCAAGGAGAACGTGACCAAGCCGGTCGTCGGCTACGTCGCGGGCTTCACCGCCCCCGAGGGCAAGACGATGGGTCACGCGGGCGCGATCGTGTCCGGCTCGGCCGGCACCGCGCAGGCGAAGAAGGAGGCCCTCGAGGCCGCGGGCGTGAAGGTCGGCAAGACGCCGTCCGAGACCGCCGCGCTGGCCCGGGAGCTGTACGAGAACCTGCACTGA